A genome region from Hevea brasiliensis isolate MT/VB/25A 57/8 chromosome 9, ASM3005281v1, whole genome shotgun sequence includes the following:
- the LOC110670842 gene encoding pentatricopeptide repeat-containing protein At1g18485 yields MVSLQQLNNTALVSPSLPYHHLHFYRTISPPARRRLYLKQTLQPRSSLHFSTHTHQSHSVSLSDHTHQLSFLPEIAKLSETGSLTEALNLFQKNLQNDSSNSSETKEAMGILLQACGHQKDIETGRKIHEIVSKSTQYSNDYVLNTRLITMYAACGSVLDSRLVFDNLQRKNLFQWNALVSGYTRNELYCEAINVFVELMSDTEFEPDNFTFPCVIKACAGLLGAGLGEVIHGMVIKMALVLDVFVGNALIAMYGKCGLVDGAVKVFDYMPVRNLISWNSMICGFSENGFSVDSLNLLVEMLVGEQGLAPDVATMVTILPVCAREVELDLGMEIHGLAIKLGLSEEVKVNNALVDMYSKCGYLPEALMLFDKNNNKNVVSWNTMIGGFSTEGYIFESFNLLRKMQMQQEIEPNEVTVLNILPSCLENSQLPSLKEIHGYSIRHEFQYDELVANALVTAYAKCGMLSSAERVFNRMEMKTVSSWNALIGGYAQNGDPKQALNFYIQMTYLGFEPDWFSIGSLLLACAHLNSLRCGQEVHGFALRNGLETDSFIGVSLLSLYIHCKKSSSARLLFDGMEDKSLVSWNAMISGYSQNGLPAEALTLFRKLLSNGIQPSDIAIMSVLGACSQLSALRLGKETHCYALKSSLTEDVFVSCSIIDMYAKSGCIEESRSVFDGLRDKDVASWNAIIAAYGFHGHGKEAIKLFERMENIGQMPDCFTFIGILTACCHAGLVEEGLKYFSEMQNSHGLEPKLKHYACVIDMLGRARRLDDALRLVNEMPEQPDSGIWSSLLSSCRRFGALEMGEKVAEKLLELEPNKVENYVLLSNLYAGSGRWEDVRRVRQIIKDIGIQKDAGCSWIELGGKVYSFLVGDNLLPESEEIRLKWRRLEKQISKIGYKPNTGSVLHEVEEDEKIEILRGHSEKLAVCFGLLKTTKSTTLRIFKNLRICVDCHNAAKLISKVVEREIIIRDNKRFHHFRDGFCSCGDYW; encoded by the coding sequence ATGGTTTCTCTGCAACAACTCAATAACACTGCTTTAGTGTCACCTTCACTGCCTTATCACCACCTTCACTTCTATAGAACCATTAGTCCACCAGCACGTAGAAGACTTTACCTCAAACAAACACTTCAACCAAGATCATCTCTTCATTTCTCTACCCATACTCACCAAAGCCACTCTGTATCTCTATCAGACCATACCCATCAGCTCTCTTTTCTACCAGAGATTGCTAAACTCTCCGAAACTGGTAGCCTAACTGAAGCCTTGAACCTTTTTCAGAAAAACTTGCAAAATGATAGCTCCAATTCTTCAGAAACGAAAGAAGCAATGGGCATTCTGCTTCAAGCCTGCGGCCACCAAAAAGACATTGAGACTGGTCGAAAAATTCATGAGATTGTTTCTAAATCGACCCAATATAGTAATGATTATGTTCTTAATACCCGTCTCATTACCATGTATGCCGCGTGTGGTTCTGTTTTGGATTCTCGTCTCGTGTTTGATAATTTACAGAGGAAGAATTTGTTTCAATGGAATGCACTTGTTAGTGGGTATACTAGAAATGAACTTTATTGTGAGGCAATTAATGTCTTTGTAGAATTGATGTCGGATACAGAGTTTGAACCTGATAATTTTACTTTCCCTTGTGTGATCAAGGCTTGTGCTGGGCTTTTAGGTGCTGGGTTAGGGGAGGTGATTCATGGGATGGTGATAAAGATGGCTTTGGTTTTGGATGTTTTTGTGGGCAATGCATTGATTGCAATGTATGGGAAATGTGGGTTGGTTGATGGAGCGGTGAAAGTGTTTGATTATATGCCTGTTAGGAACTTGATTTCGTGGAATTCAATGATTTGTGGGTTCTCTGAGAATGGATTTTCTGTAGACAGTCTTAATTTGTTAGTGGAGATGTTAGTGGGTGAGCAAGGGTTGGCACCTGATGTTGCCACAATGGTGACAATATTACCAGTTTGTGCAAGAGAAGTAGAACTTGATCTGGGAATGGAAATCCATGGTTTGGCTATAAAACTGGGACTGAGCGAAGAGGTGAAGGTGAATAATGCTTTGGTAGACATGTATTCAAAATGTGGATACTTGCCTGAAGCGCTAATGTTATTTGATAAGAACAATAACAAAAATGTTGTTTCTTGGAATACAATGATTGGAGGTTTTTCCACGGAAGGATATATATTCGAGTCATTTAATCTTTTGAGGAAAATGCAGATGCAACAGGAGATAGAGCCTAATGAGGTCACTGTATTGAATATTTTGCCTTCTTGTTTGGAGAATTCACAGTTGCCGAGTTTAAAGGAAATTCATGGCTATTCAATTAGACATGAGTTTCAATATGATGAATTAGTGGCCAATGCTCTTGTTACAGCCTATGCTAAGTGTGGAATGCTGAGTTCTGCTGAGCGTGTCTTTAACAGAATGGAGATGAAGACGGTGAGTTCTTGGAATGCACTTATTGGCGGTTATGCACAAAATGGTGATCCTAAACAGGCTTTAAATTTTTACATTCAAATGACATATTTAGGCTTCGAACCTGATTGGTTTAGCATAGGTAGCCTTCTCTTAGCTTGTGCCCACCTAAACTCGCTGCGCTGTGGCCAAGAGGTTCATGGATTTGCACTAAGAAATGGATTGGAAACTGATTCATTTATTGGTGTGTCTCTATTATCCCTTTACATCCATTGTAAAAAATCATCTTCTGCACGTTTATTATTTGATGGGATGGAAGATAAAAGTTTAGTGTCGTGGAATGCAATGATTTCTGGTTACTCACAAAATGGGCTTCCAGCTGAAGCCCTGACTTTGTTTCGTAAATTGCTTTCTAATGGAATTCAGCCATCTGACATTGCTATAATGAGTGTGCTTGGGGCTTGTTCACAACTATCAGCTTTGCGGCTGGGAAAAGAAACTCATTGTTATGCATTGAAATCCTCACTCACAGAGGATGTTTTTGTCAGTTGTTCAATTATTGACATGTATGCAAAAAGTGGTTGTATAGAAGAATCGCGAAGTGTTTTTGATGGGCTAAGAGATAAAGATGTTGCATCGTGGAATGCTATAATTGCTGCATATGGGTTTCATGGACATGGGAAAGAGGCAATAAAACTGTTTGAGAGAATGGAGAACATTGGCCAAATGCCTGATTGTTTCACATTTATCGGAATTTTGACTGCATGTTGTCATGCTGGGCTGGTTGAAGAAGGGTTGAAATATTTCAGTGAGATGCAGAATTCCCATGGACTAGAACCAAAATTGAAGCATTACGCGTGTGTTATAGATATGCTGGGTCGTGCCAGAAGATTGGATGATGCTCTAAGGCTTGTCAATGAGATGCCTGAACAACCAGATAGTGGAATCTGGAGCTCATTGCTCAGTTCCTGCAGAAGGTTTGGTGCTCTAGAAATGGGGGAGAAAGTTGCAGAGAAGTTGTTAGAATTAGAACCAAATAAAGTAGAGAACTATGTATTACTTTCAAACTTGTATGCTGGATCAGGTCGGTGGGAGGACGTGCGAAGGGTGAGACAAATTATTAAGGATATTGGTATTCAAAAAGATGCTGGCTGCAGTTGGATTGAGCTTGGGGGTAAAGTATATAGTTTCCTTGTAGGTGACAATTTGCTGCCAGAGTCAGAGGAAATCCGGTTGAAATGGAGAAGATTAGAGAAACAGATAAGTAAAATTGGATATAAACCTAACACAGGCTCTGTGCTTCATGAGGTGGAGGAAGATGAGAAGATCGAGATATTGCGGGGGCACAGTGAGAAGCTAGCAGTTTGTTTTGGTTTGTTGAAGACAACTAAAAGTACAACTCTCAGAATTTTCAAGAATCTTCGGATTTGTGTAGATTGCCATAATGCAGCCAAGTTAATATCAAAGGTAGTTGAAAGAGAGATAATTATCAGAGACAACAAGCGCTTTCACCATTTTAGAGATGGATTCTGTTCTTGTGGGGATTATTGGTGA